A portion of the Clostridium gelidum genome contains these proteins:
- the fliI gene encoding flagellar protein export ATPase FliI, with product MLELDLDFNKLIKKVNSISTIYSEGVVKKVIGLTIEVQGIKAFVGELCVIYNEKNTPVNCEVVGFRDEFIILMPLDELIGISPGCKVVPQHKPLSVKCSDKLLGHIIDGLGNPLDCDIISMEGEDYPLENDAPDPLKRKRIRDIMPTGVRAIDGFLTCGDGQRIGIFAGSGVGKSTTLGMIAREAKADVNVIALIGERGREVLEFIENDLGPEGMKRSVVVCATSDKPALIRIKGALTATAIAEYFRDKGKKVILMMDSVTRFAMAQREVGLAIGEPPATKGYTPSVFAKLPKLMERSGTSADGSITAFYTVLVDGDDFNEPIADAVRGILDGHIVLSRDLAHKNHYPAIDTLNSVSRLMSQIAPKEHKEAASIARDLLATYKDSEDLINIGAYVKGSNKKIDMAINYNDALNKFLCQGIDEKSSFEETEDALISMFRSVN from the coding sequence ATGTTGGAGTTAGACTTAGATTTTAACAAGTTAATTAAAAAAGTCAATAGTATATCAACAATATATAGTGAGGGCGTTGTTAAAAAAGTAATAGGGCTTACTATAGAAGTACAAGGTATTAAGGCATTTGTTGGTGAACTTTGTGTAATATATAATGAGAAAAATACTCCTGTAAATTGTGAAGTTGTAGGATTTAGAGATGAATTCATAATTCTTATGCCTCTTGATGAACTTATAGGAATTTCACCAGGTTGCAAAGTTGTACCACAACATAAACCATTAAGTGTTAAATGTTCAGATAAATTACTTGGACATATAATTGATGGACTTGGTAATCCTCTAGATTGCGATATCATATCAATGGAAGGTGAAGATTATCCTCTAGAAAATGATGCTCCAGATCCATTAAAAAGAAAACGAATAAGAGATATAATGCCAACTGGAGTTAGAGCAATAGATGGATTTTTAACTTGTGGAGATGGACAGAGAATTGGTATTTTTGCAGGTAGTGGTGTTGGTAAAAGTACAACTCTCGGAATGATAGCAAGAGAAGCTAAGGCTGATGTTAATGTTATTGCATTAATAGGTGAAAGAGGCAGAGAGGTTTTAGAATTTATTGAAAATGATCTAGGACCGGAAGGTATGAAGAGATCTGTTGTAGTTTGTGCTACATCCGACAAGCCTGCTTTAATAAGAATTAAAGGAGCATTAACAGCTACAGCAATAGCAGAGTATTTTAGAGATAAAGGCAAAAAGGTGATTCTTATGATGGATTCTGTTACTAGATTTGCTATGGCTCAAAGAGAAGTTGGACTTGCTATAGGTGAACCACCAGCAACTAAAGGATATACACCTTCAGTATTTGCTAAGCTTCCTAAACTTATGGAAAGGTCGGGTACATCTGCAGATGGATCAATAACAGCCTTTTATACCGTACTTGTTGATGGCGATGATTTTAATGAACCTATAGCAGATGCTGTTAGAGGTATATTAGATGGACATATAGTTCTGTCAAGAGATTTAGCACATAAAAATCATTATCCAGCTATTGACACATTAAATAGCGTTAGTAGACTTATGAGTCAGATAGCACCTAAGGAACATAAAGAAGCAGCATCTATAGCAAGAGATCTTTTAGCAACTTATAAGGATTCAGAGGATTTAATAAATATAGGTGCATATGTTAAAGGCAGTAACAAAAAAATTGATATGGCAATCAATTATAATGATGCATTGAATAAGTTTCTATGCCAAGGGATTGATGAAAAGTCAAGTTTTGAGGAGACAGAAGATGCTTTAATATCAATGTTTAGATCAGTTAACTGA